The following proteins come from a genomic window of Larimichthys crocea isolate SSNF chromosome III, L_crocea_2.0, whole genome shotgun sequence:
- the LOC104929267 gene encoding arrestin domain-containing protein 3 has translation MPGTIKSVKVTYKPINEEDTFTSGDCVSGEVRVEVTKECQLTFLRVQFKGKSEVLWTERHGNTTVTYHSKDKYFSIKHYFIRGEDHKGEEGAILLTGKNAEPFSNVLAPGWHVYPFSFQIPFQDMPSSFTGSYGKTVYSLKARLGRSMRIDKKDSININFVTKDMCSDPELKEPQHESKDKKMKFFNSGTVAMDVDIEKTGFFQGEGMKVVACIENNSTRDIKPKYCVYRKHSFFANGKRRLSTKDLIKEVGEPIPPSASEKVTRVITIPHDMEPSITNCSNMKVEYRLRVYLDVKYASDPEIKFPITILPASQIPGAMAPPAASGFGFEPLVNTMDIAPPQSPPAPQPTAPPPPYGAYGMYPPLIDFDSK, from the exons ATGCCTGGCACCATAAAGAGCGTCAAAGTCACCTACAAACCCATTAATGAGGAAGACACGTTCACCAGCGGGGACTGCGTCTCGGGCGAGGTCAGGGTAGAAGTGACCAAAGAATGCCAACTAACCTTCCTGCGTGTGCAGTTCAAAGGGAAATCAGAAGTCTTGTGGACAGAGAGGCACGGTAACACTACTGTCACGTACCACTCCAAGGACAAGTACTTCAGCATTAAACATTACTTCATTCGAGGCGAGGATCACAAAG GAGAGGAAGGCGCGATATTACTGACGGGCAAAAACGCAGAACCAT TCAGCAATGTTCTTGCCCCAGGATGGCATGTGTACCCATTCAGCTTTCAGATCCCTTTCCA GGATATGCCCTCCTCCTTCACTGGCTCTTATGGTAAAACGGTGTACTCCCTGAAAGCCAGGCTGGGCAGATCAATGAGGATTGACAAGAAAGACTCAATTAACATCAACTTTGTGACAAAAGACATGTGCAGTGACCCTGAACTAAAG GAACCACAGCATGAGTCTAAGGATAAGAAAATGAAATTCTTCAACTCAGGAACAGTAGCCATGGATGTGGATATTGAAAAAACAGGTTTCTTCCAAG GAGAAGGAATGAAGGTTGTGGCCTGCATTGAGAACAACTCGACTCGTGACATCAAGCCCAAGTATTGTGTGTACCGTAAGCACAGCTTCTTTGCAAATGGAAAAAGAAGACTCAGCACTAAAGACCTCATAAAAGAAGTGGGAGAGCCCATCCCTCCATCTGCCAGTGAAAAGGTTACACGAGTCATCACCATCCCCCATGACATGGAGCCTTCCATCACCAACTGCAGTAACATGAAAGTGGAGTACAGACTCAGG GTCTACCTCGATGTCAAATATGCTTCAGACCCAGAGATCAAATTTCCCATCACCATCCTGCCGGCCTCTCAGATTCCTGGTGCTATGGCACCACCTGCTGCTTCTGGTTTTGGATTTGAACCATTGGTGAACACGATGGACATTGCACCACCACAATCACCACCAGCACCCCAACCTACAGCTCCCCCACCTCCCTATGGAGCATATGGCATGTACCCTCCTTTGATAGATTTTGACAGTAAGTGA
- the LOC104929277 gene encoding arrestin domain-containing protein 3: MKKDKKATAYLTLVRNEDPRSDPVLMIPQCKVSVKKMLFTSGTVSMDAYTERMAFYQGEGIKVVAAIQNKSTCDIWPKYRFYMKQSFFVKRKKKVSTQEIQREVGDAIPPSTSPTVTRILTIPPDTNATILNCAIIKVEYKVVIYLDIKYALDPEIKFPIVILPALKEEEQHHRPAYPMYGSGTSANSYAAGRTNFLQNSTASGPSAPPPSYGTYGLYPSTNFRGKY; encoded by the exons atgaaaaaagacaagaaagctACAGCATATTTAACCCTTGTTCGCAATGAGGACCCAAGAAGTGACCCAGTGTTGATG ATTCCACAGTGCAAGGTCTCTGTGAAGAAAATGCTCTTTACATCTGGAACAGTAAGCATGGATGCATATACTGAGCGGATGGCTTTCTACCAAG GGGAAGGCATCAAGGTTGTGGCCGCCATTCAGAACAAATCAACTTGTGATATTTGGCCCAAGTACCGTTTCTATATGAAGCAGAGCTTctttgtaaaaagaaagaagaaggtctCCACCCAAGAAATCCAGAGAGAGGTGGGTGATGCAATTCCACCCTCTACAAGTCCGACTGTCACCAGGATCCTCACCATCCCTCCTGACACGAATGCAACCATCTTAAATTGTGCCATCATCAAAGTGGAGTATAAGGTCGTG ATCTACCTGGATATCAAGTATGCTTTAGACCCCGAGATCAAGTTCCCCATAGTCATCCTACCAGCTttaaaggaggaggagcagcatcATCGGCCTGCTTATCCTATGTATGGATCTGGAACATCTGCAAACTCATACGCGGCAGGAAGGACCAACTTCCTGCAAAACTCAACAGCCTCAGGTCCTTCTGCTCCTCCACCATCCTATGGAACATATGGGCTGTATCCCTCGACTAATTTCCGTGGAAAATACTAG
- the LOC104929276 gene encoding uncharacterized protein LOC104929276: MFFVEVTVFTICQMSDYANICTDSADRCKRTGAFVKVDFFFSSDFLFLFFLIPQLWSQTMFKQTLKNFSIHFNALNEKNTVSSGDVITGHISFDLTKLTKITSITMELKGKAHVHWSAGSGGKRKRRRHFSAKLEFFKLKSVILQEHGAVEVKLQPGTHMYPFTCQLPQGDFPSTFRGPNGQITYSLTVSVDRPWHMSKDFETQLNFVSRINTNQPDLQAPLSGSNNMTLCCLWCASGPITLTARTEKKAFVPGETIKIICDISNASSRTATPKVNLLQKQFYYTHNRVHKRMVPIKLASVTGQPVSAHTSDVQTQIKLTIPPTASVSISNCSILNVEYLIEASLSVPASPDLTVLFPIILCDTPAGKINSLSVKLKGIAEVRWSEHSRDNKNSCDSKVKYFSIKEAIIQKGHDALSTELINTPVFSIFIFLLNLRQSIQSVTEYYCLIQPVLYIVLSVRDLPSSFTGKHGKIEYTLEANLSRTMRKDKKATEYLTLVHNEDPRSDPVLMTPQARVTKKKMLFTSGAVSMDVHIERMGYHQGEGIKVVASILNRSSRDIKPKYCLYMKLSYFAKDESKLYTKDVLKEVGDAIPPPSRPTVTRIITIPPDTEASILNCEIIRLEYRLRVYLDIKYALDPEIKFPIVILPALKVPEEQHHQSAHPVYGSGTSANSYVAGETNFLQNSTASGPSTPPPPYETYALYPLTNFSGKY; encoded by the exons ATGTTTTTTGTCGAAGTCACGGTGTTTACAATCTGTCAGATGAGTGATTACGCAAACATTTGCACCGACTCAGCTGATCGCTGCAAAAGAACGGGCGCTTTTGtaaaagtggatttttttttttcttctgattttctgtttttgttttttttaatacctcaACTTTGGTCCCAAACGATGTTCAAGCAGACGCTGAAGAACTTCAGCATTCATTTCAACGCTCTGAATGAGAAGAACACTGTGTCCAGTGGCGATGTGATCACAGGACACATTTCCTTCGACCTCACCAAGCTGACGAAGATCACCTCGATCACGATGGAGCTGAAGGGAAAGGCGCACGTACACTGGTCAGCTGGAAGTGGAGGGAAAAGGAAACGACGACGACACTTTTCGGCAAAACTGGAGTTTTTCAAGTTAAAAAGCGTCATCTTGCAAGAACACGGTG CTGTTGAAGTGAAACTTCAGCCTGGCACGCATATGTATCCGTTTACATGTCAGCTCCCTCAGGG AGACTTCCCATCCACCTTCCGGGGGCCAAATGGACAAATAACGTACTCCTTGACAGTGAGCGTGGACAGACCCTGGCATATGTCCAAGGATTTTGAGACACAGCTGAACTTTGTCAGTCGCATTAATACCAACCAGCCAGATCTGCAG GCTCCTCTCTCCGGCTCCAACAACATGACGCTGTGCTGCCTGTGGTGTGCCTCGGGTCCTATCACACTGACAGCCAGGACAGAGAAAAAAGCCTTCGTCCCTG GTGaaaccataaaaataatttgtgacaTTAGTAATGCTTCATCTCGAACAGCCACTCCGAAGGTGAATCTGCTACAGAAACAGTTTTACTACACGCACAACAGAGTCCACAAGCGGATGGTTCCAATAAAGTTGGCATCTGTGACTGGCCAGCCCGTCAGCGCTCACACCTCTGATGTACAAACTCAGATCAAGCTCACTATACCCCCGACTGCATCGGTTTCCATCTCTAACTGCAGCATCCTGAACGTTGAGTACTTAATTGAG GCGAGCCTGAGTGTACCAGCTTCCCCTGACCTCACTGTGCTGTTTCCTATCATCCTGTGTGATACCCCT GCTGGAAAAATAAACTCGCTCAGTGTAAAGCTGAAGGGGATAGCAGAAGTCCGATGGTCTGAACATAGCAGagataacaaaaacagctgtgacAGCAAGGTGAAGTACTTCAGCATCAAGGAAGCGATCATTCAGAAGGGCCATG atgctctatcaactgagctaatcaacacCCCAGTTTTCTCAATTTTCATATTTCTACTCAACCTCAGGCAATCTATACAAAGTGTGACTGAGTATTACTGTCTCATCCAGCctgttttatatattgtgttGTCTGTCAGAGACCTGCCATCCTCTTTTACTGGCAAACATGGAAAAATCGAGTACACACTGGAGGCAAATCTGAGCAGGACGatgagaaaagacaagaaagcTACAGAATATTTAACCCTTGTTCACAATGAGGACCCAAGAAGTGACCCAGTGTTGATG ACTCCACAGGCCAGAGTCACCAAGAAGAAAATGCTCTTTACATCGGGAGCAGTAAGCATGGATGTACATATTGAGCGAATGGGCTACCACCAAG GGGAAGGCATAAAGGTTGTGGCCTCCATTCTGAACAGATCATCTCGAGATATTAAACCCAAGTACTGTTTGTATATGAAGCTGAGCTACTTTGCAAAAGATGAGAGTAAGCTCTACACCAAAGATGTCCTGAAAGAGGTGGGTGATGCAATTCCACCACCTTCACGTCCGACTGTCACCAGGATCATCACCATCCCTCCTGACACGGAAGCGTCCATCTTAAACTGTGAAATCATCAGGCTGGAGTATAGGCTCAGA GTCTATCTGGATATTAAGTATGCTTTAGACCCCGAGATCAAGTTCCCCATAGTCATCCTACCCGCTTTAAAGGTGCCTGAGGAGCAGCATCATCAGTCTGCTCATCCTGTGTATGGATCTGGAACATCTGCAAACTCATACGTGGCAGGAGAGACCAACTTCCTGCAAAACTCAACAGCCTCAGGTCCTTCTACTCCTCCACCACCCTATGAAACATACGCGCTGTATCCCTTGACTAATTTCAGTGGAAAATACTAG